The Salvia miltiorrhiza cultivar Shanhuang (shh) chromosome 2, IMPLAD_Smil_shh, whole genome shotgun sequence DNA window tttatttcaataTTATGGGTTTACCATGtgtgaattaaattatatcgctagaggcccgctcaatgggtccaggacttcaccgtccttgatatgccacaatgcgattttaTGTTATAGTTAAGGTTGCAACCTATTCGTCAGGTGcctgctcaatgggtccagATTATTAAAAttcttggtatgccaccgtgcgaattTCAGTTACAGTGCAGTACGTATGTgttgaacattttattaacgtggacaatgattgcaaGATATCTCACACTGAGTTTACTTTGTCTACTCATCACATATTAAACATTTTCAGGTATTTTGACgtcggaggcgcgtggaaggtcgaatggtgAAACAAATTATTCTagaaaaattgatattttataataaaaatatttattttacaattttcacataaaatatttatttatatacatgatTTTTCACATGAatcttcattaaaattttaattagatttgggtgtcacaaggCCTTGACGCTCGGagacgaagtgcggagtgatcgtCGATGCAAAAGAGGCACTAACAAagagcggctccgattaagacttcaAAACAGAGGGGGGCAGGGATGAATcgaaacacacccgaacgagaggaaTTTCGAGAATATGTTGGAATGAGACGACATAttcaaggagagcttaaatgatttgattgggttactcatatcaacaagatgcatcttcttttctggtgcccatgtGGAAGAAACTATAAGGTTAAGcatgcttggcttggagcaatttcaggatGGGTAACCCCTTGGAAAGTTTCtcggggagcgtgcgagtgaggacaaaacacgctagaaaataCTCGTATTGGTCTATAGGGACAACCGTCAAGTCTGGAGTCGGGCTATTACACCAGATACCAAACAGAAACTCTTGTTTTTGGTGCTCTGTTTGACAGCGGTGGCGGAGTGTAGGGTCCATTTGAAGTGGATGCCGCAGTGGACGTCGATGATCTCTTGGTTTTTGTCGACGGTGACAGCGAGGTGCTGCTATTTGGGAGGCTTGTTCACCTTGATCCTCTTGGTGGCACGGGAGATTCTGGGCGAGGTACACGGTGGCGGCGTTGAACATTTGGTTGGAGGTGAGGCCGTGGAATTCGTCGACGACAGTGAGCTGCCGTGAAAGCTTGGTGAGGGATGAGGAAAGGTATGTGTGGGGGATGAGGTCGCTGACGATGGATTGGGCCCcaccataattaaaaatatttttttttctaacggGTTTAAGCACGGTTAAAATGTAGGGGACAATTTGCTTTAATTTTGACACATTGAGATAATAAACAGCGCTAGATTAGCTTCAGTTTTGATAGCGCCAACTCTAACTCCAGGATGTTAAAGGCGATAGGGGTGACAATGTTGGGGCCTCGGGACGAAAGTGGTACTTAACctttaacaatattaaataaagaaatttaaaggtcataTGACAAGGAACTCGAATTCAAAACTTTTGGCATCAAGCATTAATACCTTATCACTTGGTCCATACACGCATAAATCATGTTTATTAGATTTTAGAAGATTAGTAGAATCCACAGGTCTATATCAATTGAAAATAGGTTTGACGAAACAAAAACATAATAGGAAAACATATCATTGTCTTAAGTTGATCGTGTTCGTAGATTAGTGATTAGATTTTAACGTGTTTATACCATTATCGTTTATCGTGAAATATTTATGTTGTTTTGGGTCATTATGATGTTGATACGATTTAGTGGAGAGAGTTGAGTTCTAGTATAATTTGTGGTACAAAATTGCTCTTTAATAGTGCTCCGTTGGCAATTCGAATTTAAAAACactaaaatacatatatttcaTGGGTCAAAtacaattattttacaaattaacTGTGAAGTTTGTAATTTATGCATTAAAAAGATTTGTATTTGATCCAATTCCTAAGTGGGGAAATATAATTTTGAGAATTCCACTTTCATCTTTTAAGCACAACGTCAGGTTAACGatctgaataaaacaattggCAATATCTATCTCGGTTCAAATTAAAACATGAAGATATTATTATAAGGTGGCATAACTTCTGCTAAACTATACACACACAATATAGATATAGTGTCTACGATACAGCAGACTCCACCATTTAAAAGCTCCCACTTGACCTCAGGCCACAGAAAAGATTAGCTACGAATTTCCCAAACAAACTGACAGTCAGAACCTATGCATCATCTTCGTCTTCCACGTTGTTGACACGTTCACACTCATCAATCCATTCGCTATATCTGCACACACATAACGACTTGACAACGATGAAActggagaaaaaaaatatgctCAAAAGGGTATACAAATGCATTCTTGATTCACTCACATGTCTATGGCCTCAGTAAGAGCTGCAAAAAAGTAAAATGAGCTTAAGTCAGTTTGCAGATAAGAAATTTGAACGAGGAACTAACCAAACTTCTCAGCGAGAGAGAAAATGTAAACCTGTTATGGTGGTGCTGAAGCTCTCTTCACAAATCCGGCAAGAAGCCTCGCCAATCAGGTTTTTCATGTCACTGAAACAGAAAGACTTGGCATATGAattggtgaagaagaagaagaaaaaaaactaaaaccATTGAGGAAAACATAACAAGTGAGACTGAAGAATCGAGACCTAGCATCTATTACATTATTCCCATTGCATAAACAAGCATAGGAGGAATACAGCTATATCAGGGAATACACATTTGGTGCATTATcagtcaattttttttcatcCAAAAACCAAAAGCATAAAAACAATTACAGAGTCAACTGAATGGACAGATATCATGCATACTTGACACATCTCATACCAaaaaccaatatatatatatatatatatacatctttATATATAGTTTCTTATAAGTTATAATCATATAACAACAGCAGAACTTGAAAGAGAAAATGCTCACATGCGGCATTCCACACTGGTGCCATGGTTACAGAAGGGACAGCTGAAGACAGTGTCAAGTTTGTCCATTCGCTTCCTTGGGGGTGGCTTCGCACTAGACTTCCTCTTACCCATAATTCAGTTGATTGTATGAACTGCACTCACGACGATATAACCACATGTTAAACTTCTGCTTAAGGAACATCCATTTACAGATTATGACTCGGTTACTAGACCAATTAGACATACATAACACCTATACACCAGAACAAGTCCATCAAAATTCCAATGCCTTACGATTGATAACTGTCATACTGATAGTTTGGTTATGTGCAATAAAATAAAACTCTCCAGCATACAATGACATATCCATGACACTTTTCTAAGAAATACTTCAAACAGAGAAACCGCTGCATATGCACAATGTCTATAACTGGATCATGCATTATGCTATAATGGAATCCGTATGCCTCCATGTTACAAAATATAAAGAGACTTAAAAATTTGTCATCCAAACTATgtgctttttctttttttgataaattaacagtattaaataaagaaatttaaaagccGCGCCACAAGGGACTCGAACCTAAGACCTttgccttaggcattaaccccttaccgcttggccaacacactgGAAATTGATTTTTTTGGCAGATGAGCTCATTCCAAGGGCTACATTTTGTGTTTAAATAGGGTAGAACCATGCTGAATAACCGTTCCACTAGGAAAATATGTTTAACCAGACAAATTTTGACTCTTGGGAAAAACTATTGGCTAGAAAAAATCAGTTTCCAGCAGTGTTCCAATAAAATTACAGAGTTTGGAAGGTAACcgactaaaaaaataaatttagataGCAAAGTGAAAAGACATGCAAAGTATGAATGCTTAATTATAGTTATCCCAAAACATAGTTGAATTCCATTCAATAAAACTGAACAACATTACTCACAACCTAGAGCCaatattatcaaataaaaacagTGTCCATTTACTCATTCAGTGACAGAATAATTTCCAAATCATAACTGAGGAAAGTTTAAAAGCATGCCCTGCCCATATTTctatcaattttataaatttaagaattgCTGCAGCCTAATCCCGACACAGTTTCAGGGAAGGCGCGATAATAGAGAGTCAATCATCTGTGAGCATGAATATTTCTCTAATTTTAACCGACCAAGCACAAAAGATAAACAaatcaaaaaaatcaaaacttagaaaatacaatataaaCTTAAAATCAAATCGCAGCAAATCGAACATATATTGCAGAATTGAACCCGAAATAAACCCTAGCTAGAGCAGCGTCGTTCAATCTACGTTCTCAATAACATGATCAGTGAGGTGTATCAAATCCCTCCCTTCGATTCTTCCTCCTACCATAAATATGAGCTTAAATTGgggaaaaacaaacaaacataatCTACAACGTATGATGAACCAGAGACAAATATCCCTCCTACGTGAAAAAGAAAAGGACTTCCGAAGACGAACCCTAAACGCAAAAACGCGAAGAGATTATCAAATGTCATGAATTTGAAATTACAAACTGTACCTTTTGATTGCTCTGTTTAGATTTTCCAGAAAGATATTGTTTTTTGAGACAGATTTTTCAGAATGATAGATCGCTATATATGTGCGTAGTGTCGAAGCTGATAGCTTTTGTCGTTTTCATATCTTGAAGCTCCCTCTCCGTGAaaaatcttcttaattttcttttggGTTAAAAATCCGTAACACCACAAAGTTTTAGCatattctaattttaatttttaataaataaattctgCATAtaagtatttaaatttttatttattttttgttttattataaaAACAATATTCGACTATATACGTGACATTTATAATTAGTTGATGTGGCTAATAAATGCTAAACGAAATCATTTTATACTTAAAAAATGAATaccctaattaaatctacgaatgTGGtcgtaggggtgagcattcaaATTTCGGATCAGATTTTTATCTAATTCGATTCGattcaaaaatttgaatttacaaTTCGATCCGAATCATATTATTCGAAAATTCAAATTTCGAAAAAGGTTCAGATAAAATCCGACCTGAACCGAAAATTTCGAAATGtaataaattctaaaaataaaaaaaattcgaaatacACAACATAACCAATTAGATAATTATGATCGAATGAAGATTCTAATTAAGAAaccattaattataatcaaccaaGATAAGAATGTAGGGttagaatttataaatatttaactatttaagaACTAATTATGTATATttacatttatatttatatttatatttatatttatatactccctccgtcccgtccaagatgctacatattcttttttgggccgtcccaacgaagatgctacatttctatatttggcaaaaataaagaattttaaacacttaattaacactaattaagtatttctttattacattctctctcccactttatcattttattagctTCTCTTtctcactttatcactttattattttctctctcttactttatcactttattattacacacttaaaacattaatctacaactccttaaattctgtgccgaaaagcaaatgtagcgtcttggccaggacggagggagtatataatattataatattatttatattataaatataattcggattttaattttttttcgaacTTTAAAACTATCAATCCGATTCGAtcagaaaatttaaaatttgtttaaaatttgatcagatccgatccgaaaattcgaaaaaattcaaaccaatttaaaatttcggtttggctCGATCTCGGGTATTGCAACCCCTTTGGAAATATTACCTCACCCTATGTGGTCGAATATTGTCCTGTAGTTAAAATCGAAAACAATGAAAAGAATATTTATGCGTATAATCTTTTGTTAGATGTTGAAATTAGAATATGCCCAAAGTTTGTGGTTTTACAGATAGAATCTTTTGTTAGaggtaaaattaaaatatggtCAAAGTTTGTGATTTTATAGGCCATtaactcttttcttttttatgattCTACAAAACATTTTAATGGACCACATAAACACATTTAACTATTAtcactttttaaaattatatatttttttccacaCTCACTAAattacactattttttttttctaaaactcATTTCTATTTCATTAAAAAAGTTTTTCATGAACAAAGGAAGTAACATATTTTTGAGGTCCTTATATGATTAATATATACcgaaaatccatttttttttctcgcgggcttcatcaaaattatgcatatgattttggatagaaatatgcatgacactggatagaaatatgcatgagaaagtATCAGTATGCAAACCATCTGGTGCCTCTCGCTGTCGAAaaatgttatgcatatttgtgtgtaatgttatgcatatttatgtttttctttatgcATATTCTTGTTGAACTATATGCATAATACTATGCTACACCGTCAGGTAGCTCTCGCCGCTGGTCACTTGACGGGTCACACACTGATactttctcatgcatatttctatacagcgtcatgcatatttgtgtttacctttatgcatattggtgttcaattatatgcataattttgacgacggccccgaaaaaaaatggattttcagtaaaataaataaataaaaaaaatataattttttttgaaatgacCATTTCACC harbors:
- the LOC131012024 gene encoding transcription elongation factor 1 homolog, which produces MGKRKSSAKPPPRKRMDKLDTVFSCPFCNHGTSVECRIDMKNLIGEASCRICEESFSTTITALTEAIDIYSEWIDECERVNNVEDEDDA